In Antechinus flavipes isolate AdamAnt ecotype Samford, QLD, Australia chromosome 3, AdamAnt_v2, whole genome shotgun sequence, a genomic segment contains:
- the ILKAP gene encoding integrin-linked kinase-associated serine/threonine phosphatase 2C isoform X5, with translation MDLFGDLPEPEPSPRSTAGKDVQKGSLLFDDLPPASSADSGSPASQASQGPKSDGKAAKRKTVEEEKNGSEELVEKKVCKGSSVIFGLKGYVAERKGEREEMQDAHVILNDITEECKPLSSLISRVSYFAVFDGHGGVRASKFAAQNLHQNLIRKFPKGEVISVEKTVKRCLLDTFKHTDEEFLKQASSQKPAWKDGSTATCVLAVDNVLYIANLGDSRAILCRYNEESHRHAALSLSKEHNPTQYEERMRIQKAGGNVRDGRVLGVLEVSRSIGDGQYKRCGVTSVPDIKRCQLTQNDRFIMLACDGLFKVFTPEEAVTFILSCLEDEKIQTREGKSALDARYEAACNRLATKAVQRGSADNVTVMVVRIGK, from the exons ATGGACCTGTTCGGGGACCTGCCGGAGCCGGAGCCCTCGCCCCGCTCCACTGCCG GGAAGGACGTCCAGAAAGGATCTTTGCTTTTTGACGACCTGCCCCCGGCTAGCAGTGCTGACTCAG GCTCGCCCGCCTCCCAAGCATCCCAGGGCCCGAAGAGCGACGGGAAAGCCGCAAAGCGGAAAACcgtggaggaagagaagaatggcAGTGAAGAGCTTGTGGAAAAGAAAGTTTGTAAAG GTTCCTCGGTGATCTTTGGCCTTAAAGGTTACGTGGccgagaggaaaggggagagagaagagatgcAGGACGCCCACGTGATCCTGAACGACATCACGGAGGAGTGTAAGCCCCTGTCTTCTCTGAT CTCCCGCGTTTCCTACTTCGCTGTTTTCGACGGGCACGGCGGCGTGCGGGCCTCCAAGTTTGCTGCTCAGAACTTGCACCAGAACCTCATCCGGAAGTTCCCCAAGG GAGAAGTGATCAGCGTGGAGAAGACCGTGAAGAGATGTCTCCTGGACACCTTCAAGCACACGGACGAGGAGTTCCTCAAGCAGGCCTCCAGCCA GAAGCCCGCCTGGAAGGACGGCTCCACGGCCACCTGCGTCCTCGCCGTGGACAACGTCCTCTACATCGCCAACCTGGGGGACAGCCGG GCCATCCTGTGCCGCTATAACGAGGAGAGCCACAGACACGCGGCCTTGAGCCTCAGCAAAGAGCACAATCCCACGCAGTACGAGGAGCGGATGCGGATACAGAAGGCGGGGGGGAACGTCAG GGACGGCCGAGTCCTCGGCGTGCTGGAGGTGTCGCGCTCCATCGGGGACGGGCAGTACAAGCGCTGCGGCGTCACCTCGGTGCCCGACATCAAACGCTGCCAGCTCACCCAGAACGACAG GTTCATCATGCTGGCTTGTGACGGGCTCTTCAAGGTCTTCACCCCTGAGGAAGCTGTGACCTTCATCTTGTCCTGCCTGGAG GACGAGAAGATCCAGACCCGGGAAGGGAAGTCGGCCCTCGACGCCAGGTACGAGGCGGCCTGCAACCGGCTGGCCACCAAGGCCGTGCAGCGCGGCTCCGCGGACAACGTGACCGTGATGGTCGTGCGGATAGGGAAGTGA
- the ILKAP gene encoding integrin-linked kinase-associated serine/threonine phosphatase 2C isoform X4: protein MDLFGDLPEPEPSPRSTAGREAQKKRPLLFDDLPPSSSEKSGSPASQASQGPKSDGKAAKRKTVEEEKNGSEELVEKKVCKGSSVIFGLKGYVAERKGEREEMQDAHVILNDITEECKPLSSLISRVSYFAVFDGHGGVRASKFAAQNLHQNLIRKFPKGEVISVEKTVKRCLLDTFKHTDEEFLKQASSQKPAWKDGSTATCVLAVDNVLYIANLGDSRAILCRYNEESHRHAALSLSKEHNPTQYEERMRIQKAGGNVRDGRVLGVLEVSRSIGDGQYKRCGVTSVPDIKRCQLTQNDRFIMLACDGLFKVFTPEEAVTFILSCLEDEKIQTREGKSALDARYEAACNRLATKAVQRGSADNVTVMVVRIGK from the exons ATGGACCTGTTCGGGGACCTGCCGGAGCCGGAGCCCTCGCCCCGCTCCACTGCCG GGagagaagcacagaaaaaaaGGCCTTTGCTTTTTGATGACCTCCCGCCGTCCAGCAGTGAGAAGTCAG GCTCGCCCGCCTCCCAAGCATCCCAGGGCCCGAAGAGCGACGGGAAAGCCGCAAAGCGGAAAACcgtggaggaagagaagaatggcAGTGAAGAGCTTGTGGAAAAGAAAGTTTGTAAAG GTTCCTCGGTGATCTTTGGCCTTAAAGGTTACGTGGccgagaggaaaggggagagagaagagatgcAGGACGCCCACGTGATCCTGAACGACATCACGGAGGAGTGTAAGCCCCTGTCTTCTCTGAT CTCCCGCGTTTCCTACTTCGCTGTTTTCGACGGGCACGGCGGCGTGCGGGCCTCCAAGTTTGCTGCTCAGAACTTGCACCAGAACCTCATCCGGAAGTTCCCCAAGG GAGAAGTGATCAGCGTGGAGAAGACCGTGAAGAGATGTCTCCTGGACACCTTCAAGCACACGGACGAGGAGTTCCTCAAGCAGGCCTCCAGCCA GAAGCCCGCCTGGAAGGACGGCTCCACGGCCACCTGCGTCCTCGCCGTGGACAACGTCCTCTACATCGCCAACCTGGGGGACAGCCGG GCCATCCTGTGCCGCTATAACGAGGAGAGCCACAGACACGCGGCCTTGAGCCTCAGCAAAGAGCACAATCCCACGCAGTACGAGGAGCGGATGCGGATACAGAAGGCGGGGGGGAACGTCAG GGACGGCCGAGTCCTCGGCGTGCTGGAGGTGTCGCGCTCCATCGGGGACGGGCAGTACAAGCGCTGCGGCGTCACCTCGGTGCCCGACATCAAACGCTGCCAGCTCACCCAGAACGACAG GTTCATCATGCTGGCTTGTGACGGGCTCTTCAAGGTCTTCACCCCTGAGGAAGCTGTGACCTTCATCTTGTCCTGCCTGGAG GACGAGAAGATCCAGACCCGGGAAGGGAAGTCGGCCCTCGACGCCAGGTACGAGGCGGCCTGCAACCGGCTGGCCACCAAGGCCGTGCAGCGCGGCTCCGCGGACAACGTGACCGTGATGGTCGTGCGGATAGGGAAGTGA
- the ILKAP gene encoding integrin-linked kinase-associated serine/threonine phosphatase 2C isoform X3, whose translation MDLFGDLPEPEPSPRSTAGKDVQKGSLLFDDLPPASSADSGSGPSLLFDDLPPASSGDSGSPASQASQGPKSDGKAAKRKTVEEEKNGSEELVEKKVCKGSSVIFGLKGYVAERKGEREEMQDAHVILNDITEECKPLSSLISRVSYFAVFDGHGGVRASKFAAQNLHQNLIRKFPKGEVISVEKTVKRCLLDTFKHTDEEFLKQASSQKPAWKDGSTATCVLAVDNVLYIANLGDSRAILCRYNEESHRHAALSLSKEHNPTQYEERMRIQKAGGNVRDGRVLGVLEVSRSIGDGQYKRCGVTSVPDIKRCQLTQNDRFIMLACDGLFKVFTPEEAVTFILSCLEDEKIQTREGKSALDARYEAACNRLATKAVQRGSADNVTVMVVRIGK comes from the exons ATGGACCTGTTCGGGGACCTGCCGGAGCCGGAGCCCTCGCCCCGCTCCACTGCCG GGAAGGACGTCCAGAAAGGATCTTTGCTTTTTGACGACCTGCCCCCGGCTAGCAGTGCTGACTCAG GGTCAGGGCCATCTTTGCTTTTTGATGACCTTCCACCTGCTAGCAGTGGTGACTCAG GCTCGCCCGCCTCCCAAGCATCCCAGGGCCCGAAGAGCGACGGGAAAGCCGCAAAGCGGAAAACcgtggaggaagagaagaatggcAGTGAAGAGCTTGTGGAAAAGAAAGTTTGTAAAG GTTCCTCGGTGATCTTTGGCCTTAAAGGTTACGTGGccgagaggaaaggggagagagaagagatgcAGGACGCCCACGTGATCCTGAACGACATCACGGAGGAGTGTAAGCCCCTGTCTTCTCTGAT CTCCCGCGTTTCCTACTTCGCTGTTTTCGACGGGCACGGCGGCGTGCGGGCCTCCAAGTTTGCTGCTCAGAACTTGCACCAGAACCTCATCCGGAAGTTCCCCAAGG GAGAAGTGATCAGCGTGGAGAAGACCGTGAAGAGATGTCTCCTGGACACCTTCAAGCACACGGACGAGGAGTTCCTCAAGCAGGCCTCCAGCCA GAAGCCCGCCTGGAAGGACGGCTCCACGGCCACCTGCGTCCTCGCCGTGGACAACGTCCTCTACATCGCCAACCTGGGGGACAGCCGG GCCATCCTGTGCCGCTATAACGAGGAGAGCCACAGACACGCGGCCTTGAGCCTCAGCAAAGAGCACAATCCCACGCAGTACGAGGAGCGGATGCGGATACAGAAGGCGGGGGGGAACGTCAG GGACGGCCGAGTCCTCGGCGTGCTGGAGGTGTCGCGCTCCATCGGGGACGGGCAGTACAAGCGCTGCGGCGTCACCTCGGTGCCCGACATCAAACGCTGCCAGCTCACCCAGAACGACAG GTTCATCATGCTGGCTTGTGACGGGCTCTTCAAGGTCTTCACCCCTGAGGAAGCTGTGACCTTCATCTTGTCCTGCCTGGAG GACGAGAAGATCCAGACCCGGGAAGGGAAGTCGGCCCTCGACGCCAGGTACGAGGCGGCCTGCAACCGGCTGGCCACCAAGGCCGTGCAGCGCGGCTCCGCGGACAACGTGACCGTGATGGTCGTGCGGATAGGGAAGTGA
- the ILKAP gene encoding integrin-linked kinase-associated serine/threonine phosphatase 2C isoform X2: MDLFGDLPEPEPSPRSTAGREAQKKRPLLFDDLPPSSSEKSGKDVQKGSLLFDDLPPASSADSGSPASQASQGPKSDGKAAKRKTVEEEKNGSEELVEKKVCKGSSVIFGLKGYVAERKGEREEMQDAHVILNDITEECKPLSSLISRVSYFAVFDGHGGVRASKFAAQNLHQNLIRKFPKGEVISVEKTVKRCLLDTFKHTDEEFLKQASSQKPAWKDGSTATCVLAVDNVLYIANLGDSRAILCRYNEESHRHAALSLSKEHNPTQYEERMRIQKAGGNVRDGRVLGVLEVSRSIGDGQYKRCGVTSVPDIKRCQLTQNDRFIMLACDGLFKVFTPEEAVTFILSCLEDEKIQTREGKSALDARYEAACNRLATKAVQRGSADNVTVMVVRIGK, from the exons ATGGACCTGTTCGGGGACCTGCCGGAGCCGGAGCCCTCGCCCCGCTCCACTGCCG GGagagaagcacagaaaaaaaGGCCTTTGCTTTTTGATGACCTCCCGCCGTCCAGCAGTGAGAAGTCAG GGAAGGACGTCCAGAAAGGATCTTTGCTTTTTGACGACCTGCCCCCGGCTAGCAGTGCTGACTCAG GCTCGCCCGCCTCCCAAGCATCCCAGGGCCCGAAGAGCGACGGGAAAGCCGCAAAGCGGAAAACcgtggaggaagagaagaatggcAGTGAAGAGCTTGTGGAAAAGAAAGTTTGTAAAG GTTCCTCGGTGATCTTTGGCCTTAAAGGTTACGTGGccgagaggaaaggggagagagaagagatgcAGGACGCCCACGTGATCCTGAACGACATCACGGAGGAGTGTAAGCCCCTGTCTTCTCTGAT CTCCCGCGTTTCCTACTTCGCTGTTTTCGACGGGCACGGCGGCGTGCGGGCCTCCAAGTTTGCTGCTCAGAACTTGCACCAGAACCTCATCCGGAAGTTCCCCAAGG GAGAAGTGATCAGCGTGGAGAAGACCGTGAAGAGATGTCTCCTGGACACCTTCAAGCACACGGACGAGGAGTTCCTCAAGCAGGCCTCCAGCCA GAAGCCCGCCTGGAAGGACGGCTCCACGGCCACCTGCGTCCTCGCCGTGGACAACGTCCTCTACATCGCCAACCTGGGGGACAGCCGG GCCATCCTGTGCCGCTATAACGAGGAGAGCCACAGACACGCGGCCTTGAGCCTCAGCAAAGAGCACAATCCCACGCAGTACGAGGAGCGGATGCGGATACAGAAGGCGGGGGGGAACGTCAG GGACGGCCGAGTCCTCGGCGTGCTGGAGGTGTCGCGCTCCATCGGGGACGGGCAGTACAAGCGCTGCGGCGTCACCTCGGTGCCCGACATCAAACGCTGCCAGCTCACCCAGAACGACAG GTTCATCATGCTGGCTTGTGACGGGCTCTTCAAGGTCTTCACCCCTGAGGAAGCTGTGACCTTCATCTTGTCCTGCCTGGAG GACGAGAAGATCCAGACCCGGGAAGGGAAGTCGGCCCTCGACGCCAGGTACGAGGCGGCCTGCAACCGGCTGGCCACCAAGGCCGTGCAGCGCGGCTCCGCGGACAACGTGACCGTGATGGTCGTGCGGATAGGGAAGTGA
- the ILKAP gene encoding integrin-linked kinase-associated serine/threonine phosphatase 2C isoform X1, translating to MDLFGDLPEPEPSPRSTAGREAQKKRPLLFDDLPPSSSEKSGKDVQKGSLLFDDLPPASSADSGSGPSLLFDDLPPASSGDSGSPASQASQGPKSDGKAAKRKTVEEEKNGSEELVEKKVCKGSSVIFGLKGYVAERKGEREEMQDAHVILNDITEECKPLSSLISRVSYFAVFDGHGGVRASKFAAQNLHQNLIRKFPKGEVISVEKTVKRCLLDTFKHTDEEFLKQASSQKPAWKDGSTATCVLAVDNVLYIANLGDSRAILCRYNEESHRHAALSLSKEHNPTQYEERMRIQKAGGNVRDGRVLGVLEVSRSIGDGQYKRCGVTSVPDIKRCQLTQNDRFIMLACDGLFKVFTPEEAVTFILSCLEDEKIQTREGKSALDARYEAACNRLATKAVQRGSADNVTVMVVRIGK from the exons ATGGACCTGTTCGGGGACCTGCCGGAGCCGGAGCCCTCGCCCCGCTCCACTGCCG GGagagaagcacagaaaaaaaGGCCTTTGCTTTTTGATGACCTCCCGCCGTCCAGCAGTGAGAAGTCAG GGAAGGACGTCCAGAAAGGATCTTTGCTTTTTGACGACCTGCCCCCGGCTAGCAGTGCTGACTCAG GGTCAGGGCCATCTTTGCTTTTTGATGACCTTCCACCTGCTAGCAGTGGTGACTCAG GCTCGCCCGCCTCCCAAGCATCCCAGGGCCCGAAGAGCGACGGGAAAGCCGCAAAGCGGAAAACcgtggaggaagagaagaatggcAGTGAAGAGCTTGTGGAAAAGAAAGTTTGTAAAG GTTCCTCGGTGATCTTTGGCCTTAAAGGTTACGTGGccgagaggaaaggggagagagaagagatgcAGGACGCCCACGTGATCCTGAACGACATCACGGAGGAGTGTAAGCCCCTGTCTTCTCTGAT CTCCCGCGTTTCCTACTTCGCTGTTTTCGACGGGCACGGCGGCGTGCGGGCCTCCAAGTTTGCTGCTCAGAACTTGCACCAGAACCTCATCCGGAAGTTCCCCAAGG GAGAAGTGATCAGCGTGGAGAAGACCGTGAAGAGATGTCTCCTGGACACCTTCAAGCACACGGACGAGGAGTTCCTCAAGCAGGCCTCCAGCCA GAAGCCCGCCTGGAAGGACGGCTCCACGGCCACCTGCGTCCTCGCCGTGGACAACGTCCTCTACATCGCCAACCTGGGGGACAGCCGG GCCATCCTGTGCCGCTATAACGAGGAGAGCCACAGACACGCGGCCTTGAGCCTCAGCAAAGAGCACAATCCCACGCAGTACGAGGAGCGGATGCGGATACAGAAGGCGGGGGGGAACGTCAG GGACGGCCGAGTCCTCGGCGTGCTGGAGGTGTCGCGCTCCATCGGGGACGGGCAGTACAAGCGCTGCGGCGTCACCTCGGTGCCCGACATCAAACGCTGCCAGCTCACCCAGAACGACAG GTTCATCATGCTGGCTTGTGACGGGCTCTTCAAGGTCTTCACCCCTGAGGAAGCTGTGACCTTCATCTTGTCCTGCCTGGAG GACGAGAAGATCCAGACCCGGGAAGGGAAGTCGGCCCTCGACGCCAGGTACGAGGCGGCCTGCAACCGGCTGGCCACCAAGGCCGTGCAGCGCGGCTCCGCGGACAACGTGACCGTGATGGTCGTGCGGATAGGGAAGTGA